A genomic stretch from Anaerolinea thermophila UNI-1 includes:
- a CDS encoding glycoside hydrolase family 3 N-terminal domain-containing protein codes for MSENCPLYLNPDAPLEERVNDLISRMTLEEKISQMCNSCAAIPRLGIPAYDYWSEALHGVARNGKATVFPQAIGMAATWDTELIERVADAIASEARAKFHETLRKFGKTDIYQGLTMWSPNINIFRDPRWGRGQETWGEDPYLTGEMGAAFVRGLQGKDPHYLKTAACAKHYTVHSGPEKERHTFNAIVTRRELFDTYLPAFKKLVTEAKVEAVMGAYNRTLGEPCCGSPYLLKEILRNQWGFKGHVVSDCGAINDFHLHHQVTKDGAESAALGIKNGCDMACICTYSYENLTEALNRGLITEEDIDHALRNTLRTRFKLGLFDPQEKVPYAHISMSVVGCEAHRKLAYETAVKSAVLLKNHNHILPVKPDVKSILIVGPNAGNVHVLLGNYYGLSDSMTTFMEGLVGRLPEGVRMEFMPGSLLTDSKKIKNDWSVASAASFDLVIAFMGLSPLLEGEEGEAILSDNGDREDIALPKAQQEYIRDLAATGAKIVLVLTGGSAIALNGIEDLVEAILWVGYPGQEGGRAIADLIFGDHSPSGKLPITFPVSTDQLPPFREYSMKERTYRYMTSSPLFPFGFGLSYTQFEYKNLQLEHPVLSAGEALRGTFELANVGEYEGEEVVQVYLSDLEASTIVPLQKLISFQRVRLKPGETVQLSFAIQPEAMMMIDDEGNQVLEPGKFKLTIGGAAPIQRSLDLGAPQPVQAYFEVKG; via the coding sequence ATGAGTGAAAATTGCCCCCTCTATCTTAATCCCGATGCCCCGCTCGAAGAACGCGTGAACGATCTCATCTCCCGGATGACTCTGGAAGAAAAAATCAGTCAAATGTGTAACTCCTGTGCCGCAATTCCACGGCTGGGTATACCTGCCTATGATTACTGGTCAGAGGCTTTGCATGGCGTCGCCCGAAACGGTAAAGCCACTGTTTTTCCTCAAGCCATTGGCATGGCAGCCACCTGGGATACAGAGCTAATTGAGCGAGTGGCTGACGCCATCGCCAGTGAGGCTCGAGCAAAATTCCACGAAACCTTACGAAAATTCGGGAAAACCGATATTTACCAGGGGTTGACCATGTGGTCGCCGAACATAAACATTTTTCGCGATCCGAGATGGGGCAGAGGACAGGAAACGTGGGGAGAAGACCCATACCTTACCGGAGAGATGGGAGCAGCATTTGTAAGAGGATTGCAAGGGAAAGACCCTCATTACCTGAAAACTGCGGCGTGTGCTAAACACTACACTGTACACAGTGGACCGGAGAAAGAGCGTCATACCTTCAATGCAATTGTCACCAGGCGAGAATTGTTTGACACCTATTTACCCGCCTTCAAAAAACTGGTGACTGAAGCCAAAGTTGAAGCCGTGATGGGTGCGTACAATCGTACACTCGGTGAACCCTGTTGTGGGAGCCCTTACCTGCTTAAAGAAATCCTTAGAAATCAATGGGGATTCAAAGGGCATGTCGTTTCAGATTGTGGTGCTATCAACGATTTTCACCTTCATCATCAAGTAACAAAAGATGGCGCCGAGTCCGCCGCCCTGGGCATTAAGAACGGTTGTGACATGGCATGTATCTGCACCTATTCCTATGAAAATCTCACCGAAGCCCTGAACCGCGGCTTAATCACCGAGGAAGATATCGATCATGCCTTAAGAAACACCCTTCGTACCCGTTTCAAATTGGGATTGTTTGATCCCCAAGAGAAAGTGCCCTATGCGCATATTTCTATGAGCGTGGTGGGATGTGAAGCACATCGAAAGTTGGCTTATGAAACAGCAGTGAAGTCTGCGGTCTTGTTGAAAAATCATAATCATATTCTGCCTGTCAAACCTGATGTGAAGAGTATCCTCATTGTAGGACCCAACGCAGGAAATGTCCACGTCCTTCTAGGGAATTACTATGGACTTAGTGACTCGATGACTACGTTTATGGAAGGCTTGGTTGGCAGACTTCCTGAAGGGGTAAGGATGGAATTCATGCCTGGAAGTTTGCTGACCGACTCCAAAAAGATAAAGAATGATTGGTCTGTGGCCTCAGCAGCCTCGTTTGACCTTGTCATTGCATTTATGGGGTTATCTCCCCTGTTAGAAGGGGAAGAGGGTGAAGCCATTCTGTCGGATAACGGTGATCGTGAAGATATTGCCCTACCCAAAGCGCAACAAGAATACATCAGGGATCTTGCTGCGACCGGAGCCAAGATTGTCCTGGTTCTCACCGGCGGAAGCGCCATTGCGCTGAATGGAATTGAGGATTTGGTTGAAGCCATCCTGTGGGTTGGTTATCCCGGGCAGGAAGGAGGCAGAGCCATCGCAGACCTAATATTTGGAGACCATAGCCCCTCTGGAAAATTGCCTATTACCTTCCCGGTGTCCACTGATCAACTCCCGCCTTTCCGGGAGTATTCGATGAAAGAGCGAACCTATCGCTACATGACTTCCTCTCCCCTGTTTCCTTTTGGATTCGGGCTCAGTTATACCCAATTTGAGTACAAAAATCTCCAATTGGAACATCCTGTATTGTCGGCTGGTGAAGCCCTCAGAGGAACATTTGAGTTAGCCAATGTTGGAGAATATGAGGGAGAAGAAGTTGTTCAAGTTTATCTCAGCGATTTAGAAGCCTCCACAATTGTTCCGCTTCAGAAACTGATCTCTTTCCAGCGGGTTAGACTGAAACCCGGAGAAACTGTTCAACTCTCATTTGCCATTCAACCTGAAGCCATGATGATGATTGACGATGAAGGAAATCAAGTACTGGAGCCAGGAAAATTCAAATTAACTATTGGTGGGGCTGCACCTATCCAGCGCTCCCTGGATTTAGGTGCCCCACAACCAGTACAGGCATATTTTGAGGTAAAGGGGTAG
- a CDS encoding ABC transporter ATP-binding protein encodes MESVEQPMIAEFPESLQNREMIVKVSHVTRIYELGASRVTALRDISLEIPKGVLVALKGRSGSGKTTLLNMIGGLDTPTQGEVELFGIRLSQLDDEAKTELRRQRLGFVFQSFAILPVFSAIENVELMLRIANIQTDRRKLAMRALEIVGLGSWAHHRPWELSGGQQQRVAIARALATRPELIIADEPTGELDSTTGRQIMALFRFIAVKEGITVLMATHDPLIEEYAHMVVDLMDGQIRSIRFPNL; translated from the coding sequence ATGGAATCTGTGGAACAACCGATGATTGCTGAATTCCCCGAGTCTCTCCAAAATCGAGAAATGATTGTAAAGGTAAGCCATGTGACCCGGATTTATGAGTTGGGCGCTTCCCGGGTAACTGCTTTAAGGGACATCTCGCTGGAGATCCCGAAAGGGGTTTTGGTAGCGCTTAAAGGGCGTTCAGGCTCGGGAAAGACCACCCTGCTTAACATGATTGGGGGATTGGATACGCCTACCCAGGGAGAAGTGGAATTGTTTGGAATAAGGCTTTCTCAACTGGATGATGAAGCCAAAACCGAACTGAGAAGGCAGCGCTTAGGGTTTGTGTTTCAATCCTTTGCTATTTTGCCCGTATTTTCAGCAATAGAGAATGTAGAGTTGATGCTTCGCATAGCAAATATCCAAACGGATAGGCGTAAACTGGCTATGCGGGCGCTGGAAATTGTGGGGTTGGGATCCTGGGCACATCACCGCCCATGGGAACTTTCTGGCGGACAACAACAACGTGTTGCCATTGCACGAGCCCTGGCTACCCGTCCTGAATTGATAATCGCAGATGAACCAACCGGCGAATTGGATAGCACCACAGGAAGGCAGATCATGGCGCTTTTCCGATTCATTGCCGTTAAAGAGGGGATTACTGTGTTAATGGCGACTCATGATCCGCTGATTGAGGAATATGCCCATATGGTGGTAGATTTGATGGATGGGCAAATTCGTTCTATCCGATTTCCAAACCTGTGA
- a CDS encoding lactonase family protein has translation MTRFVYVGTYTQTEPSKPHRQEGIFVYVMNPVTGKLTFSSSTSGLNPSFLAFHPRKHVLYAVNELEEGMVSAFAIHPQTGALNLLNSQPTQGAHPCYVSVDRQGEWVMCANYTGGSISLHPVLSDGSLGEISDWRQHQGVLGPNHARQETPHAHSIDFDPSGNYLLAADLGLDRIFIYRLERTQGKFLIHGEISLPPGAGPRHFTFTSNGRCLFVANELGSSVSILDWDLEKGKAEMVETVSTLPPDFSGENIVADIHLSQDETFLYVSNRGHDSLAIFRVWGNRVPKLLPVMYASIQGSWPRNFSIDPTGRFILVANQYSDNVVLFHRDRETGEIQPAGFSVEVNSPVCIKFYDL, from the coding sequence ATGACTCGTTTCGTCTATGTTGGAACCTATACACAGACTGAACCTTCTAAACCGCATCGCCAAGAAGGAATTTTTGTGTATGTAATGAATCCGGTCACAGGGAAATTGACCTTTTCCTCTTCCACTTCCGGACTGAACCCATCCTTTCTTGCATTTCACCCGCGAAAGCATGTTCTGTATGCAGTAAACGAACTTGAGGAAGGCATGGTGAGCGCCTTTGCCATCCATCCACAAACAGGTGCCTTGAATTTGCTGAATTCTCAGCCTACTCAGGGTGCTCATCCATGTTATGTGAGTGTGGATCGTCAGGGGGAATGGGTAATGTGCGCGAACTACACAGGAGGCAGTATCTCTCTCCATCCTGTTCTTTCGGATGGTTCTCTAGGCGAAATCTCGGATTGGAGACAACACCAGGGAGTCTTGGGCCCCAATCATGCCCGGCAGGAAACACCCCATGCCCATTCGATAGACTTTGACCCTTCGGGAAACTATTTGCTCGCTGCCGATTTGGGCCTGGACAGGATATTCATTTACCGTCTTGAGAGAACACAAGGAAAATTCCTCATTCATGGGGAAATCTCCTTACCTCCAGGTGCTGGACCTCGTCATTTTACGTTTACATCGAATGGTAGGTGCCTTTTTGTAGCCAATGAATTGGGTAGTAGTGTCTCCATATTGGATTGGGACCTGGAGAAAGGAAAGGCAGAGATGGTTGAGACAGTTTCAACCCTGCCCCCTGACTTCTCAGGGGAGAATATTGTGGCTGATATCCACCTTTCACAGGATGAGACCTTTCTATATGTCTCCAACCGTGGACATGACAGCCTGGCGATTTTCAGAGTATGGGGTAACAGAGTGCCCAAACTCCTGCCAGTGATGTATGCGTCCATTCAGGGTTCCTGGCCCCGAAACTTTAGCATTGATCCAACGGGACGTTTCATTCTGGTTGCCAATCAATACTCAGACAATGTGGTCCTTTTCCATCGTGATCGAGAAACAGGGGAGATCCAGCCGGCTGGGTTCTCTGTTGAGGTGAATTCTCCCGTTTGTATCAAATTTTACGATTTATAG
- a CDS encoding tetratricopeptide repeat protein codes for MARIPLRAYAREVENLIEHGQIEEAIAHAKNILKQFPKYIEAYRLLAKAYLESQRYTEAMDILQRILSVFPDDFIAHLGMSIIREDEGNLDAAIWHMERAYEVQPFNRAVQDELRRLYGRRDGVEPPRIRLTRGALVRMYDRGNLYPQAIAEIRAALAEDGARLDLLVLLARMYYLSGQKIEAAEVASSLISKLPYCFEANRILADVLPETSRAGDAPLFKQRLLSLDPYLGFISPNAPTSEQVPEQTVMVEHLDWAPSMMEEAAPEWAKTIGVEWEESGQEEELPDWLNALAQPTEIPGTPSPSHAPPSPPPPSPEEVLPDFLKSAGWTPSQGENLEAERGTLFGEELGEDIPEVESEPVEAEIPDWLKSLAPVSPEEPGESPEPVQEEERLDWLEEILPSPSSVQGIEEEEGLAEDWFFPAEATEEPPAHPESREEVAFGAEPLPDWLRAEIPAAESLPSEPAEELPEWLRTAEGESTPEVKGEKFSDWLQASSLEESIKMAEPGIAPESTEAPPSWIETPPSFVEEQTTPYVEEQQPEIAEWLPESEEIPSPTETEQVPESPTLLEEIPSKFEESFQPQEESVAFPESKTGLSEPPPEDLDAALAWMEALAARQGAPEETLTISSPEQRTEEIPDWLKGQIEQTSLAEEEKAVELQESQISSEPLPELIAEETEMVIEEPSQPEVVQKAEIEITEQSPDLTDLDAALAWMEALAARQGAEPETLTITPPEQRQETPPEWIREELQGVESAVAPEVSVSEESHPPVPPIAEESKGVPPVSAEKSLEEMSPDEAFAWLESLAARQGAQEGTLFTPEEERPEVPPVPEAPPAEEIVETEEITLPAIEEKAEEWVPEETMSGIITEQPTSAEIGEATAEESISGEEVEIPEWLRSYEEEQKSQPPAWEPATLEINPEEVPDEALPEWLRVTPAETEPELTQIETWETKPSASLEASISSTESPATTEIQYFGEGEPSSGWLAIQAGEISKAVDSYATLIETGKNLEKVIQELEEALKYHPGEVTLWQMLGDAYFKADQVAKALDAYSKAEELLR; via the coding sequence ATGGCGAGAATACCTCTGCGCGCCTATGCCCGTGAAGTGGAAAACTTAATTGAACACGGACAAATCGAAGAAGCCATTGCGCACGCAAAAAACATCCTGAAGCAGTTTCCTAAATACATCGAAGCCTATCGTTTGCTGGCAAAAGCCTATCTGGAAAGCCAGCGTTATACCGAGGCAATGGACATTCTTCAACGGATCTTATCGGTTTTTCCGGATGATTTTATCGCCCATCTGGGCATGAGCATCATCCGAGAAGATGAGGGGAATCTGGATGCCGCTATCTGGCACATGGAAAGAGCGTATGAAGTCCAGCCGTTTAACCGAGCCGTACAGGATGAATTAAGGCGCTTGTATGGAAGACGAGATGGGGTTGAACCTCCTCGCATTCGGCTAACACGTGGAGCACTTGTCCGAATGTACGACAGAGGGAATCTCTATCCTCAAGCCATTGCTGAAATCCGCGCCGCCCTGGCTGAAGACGGTGCCCGCCTCGACCTCCTTGTCCTTCTGGCACGGATGTATTATCTTTCAGGCCAGAAAATTGAAGCGGCAGAAGTAGCATCCTCTCTGATCAGCAAATTACCCTATTGCTTTGAAGCCAATCGCATCCTTGCTGATGTCCTTCCCGAAACCAGTCGGGCTGGAGATGCTCCCCTCTTCAAACAGCGATTGTTATCTCTGGATCCCTATTTAGGATTCATCTCGCCTAACGCCCCCACCAGTGAACAGGTACCGGAACAAACCGTGATGGTTGAGCACCTGGATTGGGCACCTTCGATGATGGAGGAAGCCGCTCCAGAATGGGCAAAAACCATTGGCGTAGAATGGGAAGAAAGCGGTCAGGAAGAAGAATTACCCGACTGGCTCAATGCACTGGCTCAACCTACCGAAATTCCCGGTACGCCTTCTCCATCTCATGCACCACCCTCTCCTCCACCCCCTTCCCCCGAGGAGGTACTTCCCGATTTCCTGAAATCTGCAGGGTGGACGCCATCTCAGGGCGAAAATCTTGAAGCAGAACGGGGTACCCTGTTTGGAGAAGAATTGGGAGAAGACATCCCCGAAGTTGAGTCCGAGCCAGTGGAAGCAGAAATTCCGGACTGGTTAAAGTCTTTAGCGCCGGTTTCACCAGAAGAGCCCGGCGAGTCACCCGAACCGGTTCAGGAAGAAGAGCGATTGGATTGGCTGGAGGAAATTTTGCCTTCGCCATCATCGGTGCAAGGTATCGAGGAAGAAGAAGGACTTGCTGAAGACTGGTTCTTCCCTGCCGAAGCCACCGAGGAACCACCTGCTCATCCGGAAAGCCGTGAAGAAGTTGCGTTTGGCGCCGAACCTCTGCCGGATTGGTTAAGGGCAGAAATTCCTGCCGCCGAGAGTCTTCCTTCAGAACCCGCAGAAGAACTTCCAGAATGGCTTCGCACTGCAGAAGGAGAAAGCACCCCGGAAGTCAAAGGGGAAAAGTTTTCCGATTGGTTACAGGCGTCTTCTCTCGAAGAATCCATCAAGATGGCAGAACCAGGGATTGCTCCCGAAAGCACAGAGGCTCCACCTTCATGGATTGAAACCCCACCAAGTTTCGTAGAAGAACAAACAACACCTTATGTGGAGGAACAACAACCAGAAATTGCCGAATGGCTTCCGGAAAGTGAAGAGATTCCTTCTCCAACGGAAACCGAGCAAGTTCCCGAATCCCCGACATTGCTCGAGGAGATTCCTTCCAAATTTGAGGAAAGTTTCCAACCTCAGGAAGAATCAGTAGCCTTCCCTGAAAGCAAAACAGGGCTTTCGGAACCTCCGCCTGAGGATTTGGATGCTGCTCTGGCTTGGATGGAAGCCCTAGCCGCTCGCCAGGGAGCCCCTGAGGAAACACTGACCATCTCTTCTCCTGAACAACGCACCGAAGAAATTCCTGATTGGCTTAAGGGACAGATAGAACAGACCTCGCTTGCCGAAGAAGAGAAGGCTGTCGAGTTGCAAGAGTCTCAGATTTCCTCTGAACCTCTACCGGAATTAATTGCTGAGGAAACGGAAATGGTTATTGAGGAACCCAGCCAGCCGGAAGTGGTCCAGAAAGCCGAAATCGAAATCACAGAGCAATCCCCGGATTTGACCGACTTGGACGCCGCATTAGCATGGATGGAGGCTCTCGCCGCTCGCCAAGGTGCTGAACCGGAAACACTGACAATTACACCCCCTGAACAACGCCAGGAAACACCTCCTGAATGGATCAGAGAAGAACTTCAGGGAGTGGAGTCTGCTGTGGCTCCGGAGGTTTCGGTTTCAGAAGAATCACATCCTCCAGTCCCTCCCATTGCAGAGGAAAGCAAAGGAGTACCACCTGTCAGCGCAGAAAAATCCCTAGAGGAGATGTCTCCCGACGAAGCCTTTGCGTGGCTTGAAAGCCTGGCTGCTCGTCAGGGTGCTCAGGAAGGCACATTATTCACACCGGAAGAAGAACGCCCTGAGGTCCCACCTGTCCCGGAAGCCCCACCAGCAGAAGAGATTGTTGAGACTGAGGAAATTACTCTGCCAGCCATCGAAGAAAAAGCAGAAGAATGGGTTCCTGAAGAAACCATGTCGGGAATAATCACCGAACAACCGACATCCGCAGAGATCGGGGAAGCAACAGCAGAAGAGAGTATTTCAGGAGAGGAAGTGGAAATTCCCGAATGGCTGCGTTCATACGAAGAAGAACAAAAATCGCAACCTCCTGCTTGGGAACCTGCGACCCTGGAAATCAACCCTGAAGAAGTCCCGGATGAAGCCTTGCCTGAGTGGTTGCGTGTAACCCCAGCAGAAACCGAGCCGGAACTCACCCAAATAGAAACGTGGGAAACAAAGCCAAGCGCCTCTCTGGAGGCTTCTATCTCCTCAACAGAAAGCCCTGCAACCACCGAAATACAATATTTTGGAGAAGGAGAACCTTCTTCTGGATGGTTAGCCATCCAGGCCGGAGAGATTTCAAAAGCAGTAGATTCCTATGCGACGCTAATTGAAACGGGCAAAAATCTTGAAAAAGTTATTCAAGAACTGGAAGAAGCCCTCAAATATCACCCGGGTGAAGTAACGCTTTGGCAAATGCTTGGAGATGCCTATTTCAAGGCAGATCAGGTTGCCAAAGCGTTAGATGCCTATTCGAAGGCAGAAGAATTATTACGCTAA
- a CDS encoding AGE family epimerase/isomerase encodes MLRTLADEMEKEVRERILPFWMGTARDPRGGVYGLVNEEGIPDPLASKGGTLQARVVWTFSRAYQLWPEQAYLDSAYHVWRFFLDHLWDNKHGGIYWLVDSRGYPLDSRKLTFANAYAIYAMSEYAKAFRDEEALKNAVFLFQQLDRIAHDEQGGGWLEGFDRDWKPVSDARISSNDMISDKSMNSHLHLLEAFVPLAQVWRDELLLLRLRECIDIFLNKILHPETHHFRLFFDRKWTPLSDWISFGHDIEGSWLLVKAAEVLGDTDLLAQVKEQAVQIVDCVLAEGLDEDGALVGEMNSAGQLEGQKDWWLQAETVVGCINAYQISGDLKYLQTATKTWNWIKENLRHPSGEWRWGTSREGQPQHRPLVDFWKCPYHNSRMCFEIISRNRQEE; translated from the coding sequence ATGCTCAGAACTCTTGCAGATGAAATGGAGAAGGAAGTTCGAGAACGTATCCTTCCATTTTGGATGGGAACGGCCAGGGATCCCCGAGGGGGGGTTTATGGATTGGTCAATGAGGAGGGGATTCCTGACCCTCTGGCTTCCAAAGGTGGAACGTTGCAGGCTCGGGTAGTGTGGACCTTTTCCCGTGCATATCAACTATGGCCCGAACAAGCCTATCTGGACTCAGCATACCATGTTTGGCGTTTCTTTTTAGATCATTTGTGGGATAACAAACATGGAGGAATTTACTGGTTGGTAGATTCCCGGGGATATCCTTTGGATAGCCGGAAGTTGACCTTTGCCAATGCTTATGCCATCTATGCTATGAGTGAGTATGCCAAGGCCTTCCGTGACGAAGAAGCCCTGAAAAACGCAGTATTTCTATTCCAACAACTGGACAGAATAGCGCATGATGAGCAGGGGGGAGGGTGGCTTGAAGGATTTGATCGGGATTGGAAACCTGTGTCTGATGCTCGGATTTCCTCCAACGATATGATTTCGGATAAGTCCATGAATTCCCATCTTCACTTATTGGAGGCTTTTGTTCCCCTGGCGCAGGTTTGGCGTGACGAGTTACTCCTTCTTCGTTTGCGAGAATGCATTGACATATTCCTGAACAAAATATTACACCCGGAAACCCACCATTTCCGTTTGTTCTTTGACCGAAAATGGACTCCTTTAAGCGATTGGATTTCCTTTGGCCATGATATTGAAGGGAGTTGGTTGCTGGTTAAAGCAGCCGAAGTATTGGGGGATACAGACTTGCTTGCGCAGGTAAAAGAACAAGCGGTTCAAATCGTTGATTGCGTCCTTGCTGAAGGTCTGGATGAAGATGGTGCTTTAGTGGGTGAAATGAACTCTGCAGGGCAATTAGAAGGGCAGAAAGATTGGTGGCTACAGGCGGAGACAGTTGTTGGGTGCATCAATGCTTATCAGATTTCAGGTGACCTCAAATATTTACAAACTGCGACTAAAACCTGGAACTGGATCAAGGAGAATCTGCGTCATCCTTCCGGGGAATGGAGGTGGGGCACTTCCCGCGAAGGTCAGCCACAACATCGTCCTTTAGTGGATTTTTGGAAGTGCCCCTATCACAATAGTCGAATGTGTTTTGAAATAATTTCTCGCAATCGTCAAGAAGAGTGA
- a CDS encoding glycoside hydrolase family 5 protein, with protein sequence MISGADEHVFEQNRRLGRGINLGNALEAPSEGEWGVTLNETFFLLISSAGFDSVRIPIRWSAHADSEFPYTIDPVFFKRVDWAIEQAFRNNLRVVINIHHYDELMENPRLHHDRFLAIWEQIALHYQDYPESLYFELLNEPHGPLSVFWSDLAAEAIRTIRKTNPERTLIVGPGNWNNMGALQDLTLPETDRNLIVTVHYYSPFEFTHQGAEWVSGSEKYLGTPWEGKEWEKKAIDTDFDLALMWAQKYHRPIFLGEFGAYSKADMDSRKRWTEYVARSAEKRGFSWAYWEFCAGFGVYNAQTHVWVEPLLTALIPSALP encoded by the coding sequence GTGATCTCTGGTGCAGATGAGCATGTCTTTGAGCAAAATCGTCGTTTGGGTAGAGGGATTAACCTGGGAAATGCTTTGGAAGCCCCAAGTGAAGGCGAGTGGGGTGTAACCCTGAACGAAACATTTTTCTTGTTGATTTCTTCAGCAGGGTTTGACAGTGTGCGTATTCCTATCCGATGGAGTGCCCATGCCGATTCTGAGTTCCCATATACCATCGATCCTGTATTTTTTAAGCGGGTGGATTGGGCGATTGAACAGGCGTTCAGGAATAACTTGCGTGTAGTCATCAATATTCACCATTACGATGAGTTGATGGAAAACCCTCGGCTCCATCACGATCGCTTTCTTGCGATTTGGGAGCAAATTGCTTTGCATTATCAGGACTACCCTGAAAGTTTGTATTTTGAATTGCTGAATGAACCTCATGGCCCTCTGTCGGTTTTCTGGAGTGATCTGGCTGCTGAAGCCATTCGAACTATTCGTAAAACCAACCCGGAGCGCACTCTCATTGTAGGCCCTGGAAACTGGAACAACATGGGAGCATTGCAGGATTTAACTCTTCCCGAAACAGATCGAAACCTGATTGTGACTGTGCACTATTATTCACCTTTTGAATTTACTCATCAGGGGGCTGAATGGGTTTCGGGGAGTGAAAAGTATCTGGGTACTCCATGGGAAGGAAAGGAATGGGAAAAGAAAGCCATTGATACCGACTTCGATTTGGCTTTAATGTGGGCTCAAAAGTATCATCGTCCTATTTTTCTGGGGGAATTTGGTGCCTATTCCAAAGCCGATATGGACTCCCGGAAAAGATGGACGGAGTATGTGGCGCGTTCGGCAGAAAAGCGTGGTTTTTCCTGGGCGTACTGGGAATTCTGCGCAGGCTTTGGAGTCTATAATGCTCAAACCCACGTATGGGTGGAACCACTTCTCACGGCGTTGATTCCCTCTGCTCTCCCGTGA
- the ndk gene encoding nucleoside-diphosphate kinase, which produces MEQTFVLVKPDGVQRGLIGEVIARLERRGLKLVGAKFLHVSRKLAEEHYAVHKGKPFYEGLINYITSAPVMAMVWEGPNAVAVVRQTMGATRPYEAAPGTIRHDFGLTVSRNLTHASDSVENAIAEITLWFKPEELVSWGRDTDRWIFESNG; this is translated from the coding sequence GTGGAACAAACATTTGTATTGGTCAAACCAGATGGTGTCCAACGAGGACTGATCGGCGAAGTCATTGCAAGGTTGGAAAGGCGTGGCTTGAAACTGGTCGGTGCCAAATTTTTACACGTAAGCCGTAAACTGGCTGAAGAACATTATGCAGTACATAAAGGGAAACCCTTTTACGAGGGGTTGATTAATTACATCACCTCCGCACCGGTCATGGCGATGGTTTGGGAAGGTCCGAATGCGGTTGCAGTCGTCAGGCAAACTATGGGAGCCACTCGCCCTTACGAAGCGGCTCCAGGGACCATTCGACATGATTTTGGGCTAACCGTCAGTCGGAATCTCACCCATGCATCAGACTCGGTAGAAAATGCAATCGCTGAAATCACTTTGTGGTTTAAGCCCGAGGAACTTGTCTCGTGGGGACGGGATACCGACCGATGGATTTTTGAGAGTAACGGATAG
- a CDS encoding ATP-binding cassette domain-containing protein yields the protein MPNQMTAEPLIVCENLVKIYKIADLEVVALQGLDLVVPRKEMLAIVGASGSGKTTLMNILGGLDRPSAGKVTVDEIDLLSLSDEALNEYQRTKVGFVWQQTSRNLIPYLTAEENIELPMIMSGVHNKQQRREWAHELLNSVGLFHRRHHQLIQLSGGEQQRIAIAVALANRPVLLLGDEPTGEVDSATARTIMETFSRLREELDLTIVIVSHDPRIAEQVDRVVAIRDGKIATETVRQVSQLEALMAGGASGSQEILLPSQVTYKEFVMLDSAGRLQIPKEIREELGIGKRVEMQIEDGRIIIKPVEGEGGEPLKNLTIEEQIAILFSGEKVPQRKPGSVKKLKWLRWR from the coding sequence ATGCCGAATCAGATGACTGCTGAACCGCTAATCGTTTGTGAAAATCTGGTCAAAATTTACAAAATCGCCGATTTGGAAGTCGTGGCTCTTCAAGGTTTGGATTTAGTGGTTCCCCGTAAGGAAATGCTGGCAATCGTTGGGGCTTCCGGGTCGGGAAAAACCACATTGATGAATATCCTGGGCGGTTTGGATCGTCCTTCCGCGGGTAAGGTCACTGTAGATGAGATCGATCTTTTAAGCCTCTCCGATGAAGCCTTGAATGAATATCAGCGTACCAAAGTAGGGTTTGTCTGGCAGCAAACCTCGCGAAACTTAATTCCCTATTTGACGGCAGAAGAGAATATTGAGCTTCCCATGATAATGTCGGGAGTTCACAATAAGCAGCAACGCAGAGAGTGGGCGCATGAGTTGCTCAACTCAGTGGGATTGTTTCATCGAAGACATCATCAGTTGATACAACTTTCCGGTGGAGAACAGCAACGTATTGCCATCGCGGTAGCCTTAGCGAACCGGCCTGTTTTGCTTTTGGGCGATGAGCCCACCGGCGAGGTGGATTCTGCTACTGCCAGAACAATTATGGAAACTTTTAGCCGCTTGAGGGAAGAACTGGATCTTACCATTGTGATTGTGAGCCACGACCCTCGTATTGCAGAACAGGTGGATCGTGTGGTGGCTATCCGGGATGGCAAAATAGCTACAGAAACCGTGCGTCAGGTTTCGCAATTGGAAGCCCTCATGGCCGGAGGGGCATCGGGTTCGCAAGAGATCTTGCTGCCCTCTCAAGTGACCTATAAAGAGTTTGTTATGCTTGATTCGGCTGGGAGACTTCAGATTCCCAAAGAAATTCGAGAGGAGTTGGGAATAGGCAAAAGGGTGGAAATGCAAATCGAGGATGGCAGGATTATTATTAAACCCGTAGAAGGGGAGGGCGGGGAGCCCTTGAAGAATCTGACCATTGAAGAGCAAATAGCCATTCTCTTTTCGGGCGAGAAAGTCCCTCAGCGCAAGCCCGGAAGTGTCAAAAAATTAAAGTGGCTTCGTTGGAGGTAA